A genomic stretch from Penicillium digitatum chromosome 4, complete sequence includes:
- a CDS encoding Cell cycle checkpoint, Hus1, whose amino-acid sequence MRFRTQLRDSRTFSKLTASLSSLGKVCWMRLEYEVIRFTIIPDQGTQVWASIPVGTIFDDTTYELESNSDAINIEVNIGVLNRALRSAWGSTHTQLRLTKKDKIPLLALTVLASEWTEGNMALATNHNADGFGDDSISEAPADTTGDRGPRERQTWITQEIPIKILHESAIEGLHEPHCPDPEVHIILPNLAQLKSISDRFTKLASTDSKSRQPGVMAPEAPGMHAVAFSGSGANTTATALSTNSSPKLELSANMHGSLRLAIATDELRIASVWSGLINPPLDPAQMSQEQMSQLPSELNRKREASEGFDSGWAKVRIDGKDWSRVLSIGRLSPKVVACFVNEMALVLYVYLPSNRDGEESCLTYYINSFTIL is encoded by the exons ATGCGGTTCCGAACACAATTAAGAGACAGCAGGACCTTTTCCA AGCTCACCGCATCGTTGTCCTCGCTGGGCAAAGTATGTTGGATGCGCCTGGAGTACGAAGTCATCCGCTTTACCATCATACCCGACCAAGGCACACAAGTATGGGCATCAATACCAGTC GGAACGATCTTCGATGACACGACCTACGAGCTAGAATCTAATTCCGATGCCATAAACATCGAAGTCAACATCGGCGTCCTAAACCGAGCGCTGCGCTCCGCCTGGGGCTCAACACATACACAGCTCCGCCTAACTAAAAAAGACAAAATTCCTCTCTTAGCACTAACAGTCCTTGCATCAGAATGGACAGAGGGAAACATGGCCTTGGCCACCAACCATAACGCAGATGGCTTTGGCGACGACTCAATCTCAGAAGCTCCAGCCGACACGACAGGTGATCGAGGACCACGCGAGCGCCAGACATGGATTACACAAGAAATTCCCATCAAGATCCTCCACGAGtcagccatcgaaggcctaCACGAGCCGCACTGCCCAGACCCCGAAGTGCACATCATTCTACCCAATCTGGCGCAGTTGAAGAGCATTTCCGATCGCTTCACGAAACTCGCATCCACAGATAGCAAAAGCCGCCAACCGGGCGTGATGGCGCCCGAAGCGCCGGGGATGCACGCTGTTGCTTTCAGTGGGTCGGGCGCTAACACAACCGCCACAGCACTATCCACCAACTCGTCTCCCAAGCTTGAATTATCTGCTAATATGCATGGCTCACTACGGTTGGCTATTGCTACGGATGAGCTGCGCATTGCGAGTGTCTGGTCTGGTCTCATAAACCCGCCGTTGGACCCCGCGCAGATGAGCCAGGAGCAGATGAGCCAGCTGCCCAGTGAGCTTAATCGGAAACGGGAGGCGAGTGAGGGTTTCGATTCTGGTTGGGCCAAGGTGCGGATTGATGGAAAGGATTGGAGTCGAGTGCTCAGTATAGGGAGACTCAGTCCGAAGGTTGTTGCCT GCTTCGTAAATGAGATGGCCTTGGTTCTATACGTTTATCTGCCAAGCAATCGGGATGGAGAGGAATCTTGTTTAACG TATTACATCAATTCTTTCACCATATTGTGA